The following is a genomic window from Candidatus Syntrophosphaera sp..
AAAAGATCACGATCACCAGGGTGGTGATGACCACCTGGGCCGTTACGATCGGGGACGGGCTGCGGCCAAGGCGTTCGGCGATCCTCAGGGCCATGATCGTGGCCAGGGAGGTGATCGCCATGTTGACAAAGGTATTGCCCAGTAGGATGGTGATCAAGAGGCGCCGGGGCTGGCGCAGCAGGCTGAGGATCCTCTTGGCGCTGGCGGCCTTGCCGTTCTCGAGTTTCTTCAGATAGATGCGGGGGAGGGAAAAGAAGGCCGTTTCCGAGCCTGAAAAATAGGCCGAAAGGAGTAAGAGCAGAATTAATAAAAACGCTGAGCCGTCATCCACGATGTTGCTTACCTTCCATCATTTGTTTGTAATATTGTTCTTTGTTGGCCATAATTTCCTGGTCTTGCCGGCGAATGTGGTCATAACCGAACGCGTGCAGCAGACCGTGGATAAAAACTTCCATCAATTCCTTTTCCAATGTATTGGGACCCTTTTGTCTATCCAGCTGATTTATGTCAATGATAATATCGCAGGGCAGGGCCTCGGCCTCTGGGTTGACGAGGCCGGCAAGCTCATCCGGCGCGCTGAAGCAGAGCACATCCGTGACCGAATCGTCGCCCCGGTAGAGGCGGTTGAATTCCCGCATTTGAGGGTCGGCGCAGAGCAGCAGGTCGACCTCGCAGGCGGGGGCTGGGCATTCCCCGGCGCAAACCGTTTCCGCGCAGAGCCTCAGGGGGGCTTCATCCACGTCGATGCCGCTCTGGTTGGTGAGATTGAACTGGCACTTGCTCAAGGCTGTTTTTCTTCCGGATAGTCGATGCGTTTGCGGTAGATGCTTTCCAAAACGGGATACATCACCTGTTTGGCCACGGCCAGCTCTTTTAGGGTGATCGGCGCTTCGTCGAACTGCCCTTCCCGGATCAGGCGCTGGACCGTGTCTTCGATGATCTTGTGGATTTCCTGGTCGCTGATGTCTTCCTTGGCCTTGGTGGTCGATTCCACGATGTCCGCGATCATGACCAGGGCAGCTTCCTTGCTTCTGGGCAAAGGCCCCGGATAGCTGAAGTCCGTGGCATCGGCCACTCCGCCGTTGCGTTGGGCGGCTTCCAGGAAATATCTGATGCTGCTGGTGCCGTGATGCTGGACGATGATGTCGATCACGGCCTGGGGGATGTGGTACTTGCCGGCCAGGACGATGCCCTGTTTAACGTGGTCGCGGATGAAATCGGCGCTTTCCTCGGGGCTGTATTTGTCGTGGACCAGGCTGGAATCCTCGTTGTTTTCGGTGAAGATCTCCGGATTGGCGGCCTTGCCAACATCGTGGTAGTAGCTGCCGACCCTGGCCAGCAGGGGATTGGCGCCTATGGCTTCGGCGGCCCGTTCAGCCAGGTTGCCCACGATCAGGGAATGATGGTAGGTCCCGGCGGCATTGGTGGCCAGCTTTTTGAGGAGGGGATGGTTGAAATCCAGCAGTTCCAGCAGAACCTGTTTGGTGGCGCGGTTCCATTTTCGCTCAAAAAAAGTGACGATGGCCAGGCAGCCCAGAACCGCTATGGTGGTGGAAACCAGGGAATATCCGGCATTCCTGACCGCCCCGCCGATCTTGTCGCCCAGGCTTTCGCCGGTGTAGGAATAGAGGTTAAACGCGTTGCTGATCAGGTTGACGGAGATGAACTGGAAAAACCAGATCCGCAGGAATTCGTGCTTGGATCTGAATCTGCGGATCAGGGCGAGGGTGA
Proteins encoded in this region:
- the ybeY gene encoding rRNA maturation RNase YbeY, which gives rise to MSKCQFNLTNQSGIDVDEAPLRLCAETVCAGECPAPACEVDLLLCADPQMREFNRLYRGDDSVTDVLCFSAPDELAGLVNPEAEALPCDIIIDINQLDRQKGPNTLEKELMEVFIHGLLHAFGYDHIRRQDQEIMANKEQYYKQMMEGKQHRG